The proteins below are encoded in one region of Belonocnema kinseyi isolate 2016_QV_RU_SX_M_011 chromosome 5, B_treatae_v1, whole genome shotgun sequence:
- the LOC117172939 gene encoding negative elongation factor E-like: MVRELGLLELDLDLDQDQDQDLDRDLDQDLDQDQDLGRILDLDADQELDVNLDTEDPSNSRSCEENIKSMECNLK, encoded by the coding sequence ATGGTCAGGGAGCTTGGTCTCCTGGAGCTGGATCTGGATCTGGATCAGGATCAGGATCAGGATCTGGATCGGGATCTGGATCAGGATCTGGATCAGGATCAGGATCTGGGTAGAATTCTGGATCTGGATGCGGATCAGGAACTAGATGTCAATTTGGACACAGAAGATCCGAGTAACAGTAGATCAtgtgaagaaaatataaaatctatggaatgtaatttgaaataa
- the LOC117173760 gene encoding protein TsetseEP-like, with protein sequence MPEFVVLTGSDAHIDTNGGPEPDLDLDPNSYACPDPDPEPDINTNQDSVPGINSHSDESPDPDPDPVSNPISDTDSDLDPYPGRNHQSSRKPYLDSNLGSAQDPKLNPDSGPDSHVATDGDPDPNSDPDPDSDPHPNPDPDSDTNID encoded by the exons ATGCCTGAATTCGTAGTACTGACAG GTTCAGATGCACATATAGATACAAATGGAGGTCCTGAGCCCGATTTAGATCTAGATCCTAATTCATATGCATGTCCAGATCCTGATCCAGAGCCAGATATAAATACAAATCAAGATTCTGTTCCTGGTATAAATTCTCATTCAGATGAAAGTCCAGATCCTGATCCTGATCCAGTTTCAAATCCTATTTCTGACACAGATTCAGATCTAGATCCTTATCCAGGTCGAAATCATCAATCAA GTCGAAAACCCTACCTAGATTCAAATCTAGGCTCAGCCCAAGACCCCAAACTTAATCCAGATTCAGGTCCAGATTCACATGTAGCTACAGATGGAGATCCAGATCCAAATTCTGATCCTGATCCTGATTCAGATCCACATCCAAATCCTGATCCTGATTCAGATACAAATATAGATTGA